One part of the Mauremys mutica isolate MM-2020 ecotype Southern chromosome 21, ASM2049712v1, whole genome shotgun sequence genome encodes these proteins:
- the LOC123354491 gene encoding claudin-16-like isoform X1 yields the protein MPHDLRLLPSQINSKGSVVLSTRCRGLWRECVWDKFVKIWTCDVFSSYLNPHPAAIILTRTLLITSSIASAGAFLCLLLGFKYFSCCQEPLAKQHWLCLAAGLFFLVGAWHTSGPTQTHSEPRQQTGGFAFWGLPQDCGNHRVLCFVSGISTSVGVTRYCVYVYSLHQYEVSLKIPGFPSFEYGYSLWMAVGGSLGAIVAAGVSCYEVLFKKDPRANAVKAVAGSGCTAGMDIVRTYV from the exons ATGCCCCATGACTTGCGCCTTCTCCCCTCTCAGATTAACAGCAAAGGCTCCGTTGTTCTGAGCACCCGGTGTCGTGGCCTCTGGAGAGAATGTGTCTGGGACAAGTTTGTGAAGATCTGGACCTGTGATGTTTTCAGCTCCTACCTGAATCCACATCCAG CTGCCATCATTCTCACACGGACGCTGCTGATCACTTCCAGCATTGCTAGTGCTGGTGCATTTCTCTGCCTGCTGTTGGGATTTAAATATTTCAGCTGCTGTCAGGAACCCCTGGCTAAACAACACTGGCTCTGCCTGGCTGCCGGACTCTTCTTCCTCGTAG GGGCCTGGCACACATCAGGACCTACCCAAACTCACAGTGAACCACGGCAGCAGACGGGAGGTTTTGCTTTCTGGGGTCTACCCCAAGACTGCGGGAATCACAGAGTTCTCTGCTTTGTTTCAGGCATTTCAACCTCTGTTGGTGTCACAAGATACTGTGTGTATGTCTACTCCCTGCACCAGTACGAG GTGTCTCTAAAAATCCCAGGATTCCCAAGCTTTGAATACGGCTACTCCCTATGGATGGCTGTGGGGGGCAGCCTAGGGGCTATTGTTGCAGCTGGTGTATCCTGCTATGAAGTCCTGTTTAAAAAAGATCCCAGGGCAAATGCAGTGAAGGCAGTAGCTGGGAGTGGGTGCACTGCTGGCATGGACATTGTGCGTACGTATGTGTGA
- the LOC123354491 gene encoding claudin-16-like isoform X2 has protein sequence MPHDLRLLPSQINSKGSVVLSTRCRGLWRECVWDKFVKIWTCDVFSSYLNPHPAAIILTRTLLITSSIASAGAFLCLLLGFKYFSCCQEPLAKQHWLCLAAGLFFLVGISTSVGVTRYCVYVYSLHQYEVSLKIPGFPSFEYGYSLWMAVGGSLGAIVAAGVSCYEVLFKKDPRANAVKAVAGSGCTAGMDIVRTYV, from the exons ATGCCCCATGACTTGCGCCTTCTCCCCTCTCAGATTAACAGCAAAGGCTCCGTTGTTCTGAGCACCCGGTGTCGTGGCCTCTGGAGAGAATGTGTCTGGGACAAGTTTGTGAAGATCTGGACCTGTGATGTTTTCAGCTCCTACCTGAATCCACATCCAG CTGCCATCATTCTCACACGGACGCTGCTGATCACTTCCAGCATTGCTAGTGCTGGTGCATTTCTCTGCCTGCTGTTGGGATTTAAATATTTCAGCTGCTGTCAGGAACCCCTGGCTAAACAACACTGGCTCTGCCTGGCTGCCGGACTCTTCTTCCTCGTAG GCATTTCAACCTCTGTTGGTGTCACAAGATACTGTGTGTATGTCTACTCCCTGCACCAGTACGAG GTGTCTCTAAAAATCCCAGGATTCCCAAGCTTTGAATACGGCTACTCCCTATGGATGGCTGTGGGGGGCAGCCTAGGGGCTATTGTTGCAGCTGGTGTATCCTGCTATGAAGTCCTGTTTAAAAAAGATCCCAGGGCAAATGCAGTGAAGGCAGTAGCTGGGAGTGGGTGCACTGCTGGCATGGACATTGTGCGTACGTATGTGTGA